Proteins encoded in a region of the Isosphaeraceae bacterium EP7 genome:
- a CDS encoding DUF1501 domain-containing protein — MIRVLGGPKRLCDGLTRRDLLHVGSLSLLGLSAGVDVRAGTPLAGARSSFGRAKSCILLFLYGSPSQLETFDPKPDAPMQIRGELGSIRSNVPGMDVCELLPRLAKVMDKVTVLRSISHPYPLHGVAFATTGIQKIDAPIELSPRDPGHWPFIGSVVDYVDGKRDAGARKPDVPRNLVLPFPLSSQRVGELPRSGPYGGFLGQGYDPITTEFVGKGTQKSTKTLGSQTWNDYELYRGITPESRLQLSSVSELGPELTLDRLDRRRSLLTQFEEARRGFDSAVEGSPAIDRHRAMAYSLLGSPRLRQAFDLDQESATTRDDYGMTLFGQATLTARRLVEAGGRFVTVFWDEYGLAIAGWDTHTEHLPLMRDELLPGLDRTLSALLIDLDNRGILDETLVVCLSEHGRTPQLANSPGGGGRDHWSRCYSALLAGGGVTRGNVIGRSDKIASDPVDRRVSPKDILATIYHLLGIDPNTTLADRQGRPMALNPEGEVITEMLA; from the coding sequence ATGATTCGTGTTCTGGGCGGTCCCAAGCGTCTCTGCGACGGTCTGACTCGCCGCGACCTGCTTCATGTCGGCTCGTTGAGCCTGCTCGGGCTGTCGGCGGGCGTCGACGTGCGGGCCGGGACGCCGTTGGCGGGGGCGAGGTCTTCGTTCGGACGCGCCAAGTCGTGCATCCTGCTCTTCCTCTACGGATCGCCGAGCCAGTTGGAGACGTTCGACCCGAAACCCGACGCCCCGATGCAAATTCGCGGGGAATTGGGCTCGATCCGCTCGAATGTGCCCGGCATGGACGTCTGCGAGCTGCTCCCTCGCCTCGCCAAGGTGATGGACAAGGTCACCGTGCTCCGCTCGATCTCGCACCCGTATCCGCTGCACGGAGTGGCCTTCGCGACGACGGGCATCCAGAAGATCGACGCCCCGATCGAGTTGAGCCCGAGAGATCCAGGGCACTGGCCGTTCATCGGTTCCGTCGTCGATTACGTCGACGGCAAGCGAGACGCGGGTGCGAGGAAGCCGGACGTCCCGCGGAATCTCGTGCTCCCTTTTCCGCTGAGTAGCCAACGCGTCGGCGAGCTTCCTCGCTCCGGCCCATACGGCGGTTTTCTGGGCCAGGGGTATGATCCGATCACGACGGAGTTCGTCGGCAAGGGGACGCAGAAGTCGACCAAAACGCTCGGCTCGCAGACCTGGAACGACTACGAGCTTTATCGAGGGATCACCCCGGAAAGTCGGCTCCAGCTCTCGTCGGTCTCGGAACTCGGGCCAGAACTGACGCTCGATCGGCTCGATCGCCGACGCTCACTGCTGACTCAGTTCGAAGAGGCTCGACGGGGGTTCGATTCGGCGGTCGAGGGTTCGCCCGCCATCGATCGCCACCGCGCGATGGCTTACTCCTTGCTCGGCTCGCCCCGGCTGCGACAGGCGTTCGACCTCGATCAGGAATCGGCGACGACCCGCGACGATTACGGCATGACGCTGTTCGGCCAGGCCACGCTCACCGCCCGACGGCTGGTCGAGGCGGGCGGCCGTTTCGTCACGGTGTTCTGGGATGAATACGGCCTCGCCATCGCGGGCTGGGATACCCACACCGAGCATCTCCCGCTCATGAGGGACGAGTTGCTGCCGGGCCTCGACCGCACGCTCTCCGCCCTCCTGATCGACCTCGACAACCGAGGCATCCTGGACGAGACGCTGGTCGTCTGCCTGAGCGAACACGGCCGGACCCCGCAACTGGCCAACTCGCCGGGCGGCGGCGGCCGCGATCACTGGTCGCGTTGCTACTCGGCCCTGCTCGCCGGCGGCGGCGTCACGCGAGGCAACGTCATCGGCCGATCCGACAAGATCGCGAGCGACCCCGTCGACCGGCGGGTTTCCCCCAAGGATATCCTGGCGACGATCTATCACCTGCTGGGGATCGACCCCAACACCACGCTCGCCGACCGCCAGGGCCGCCCGATGGCCCTCAATCCCGAAGGCGAAGTGATCACCGAAATGCTCGCGTAA